In Mesoplodon densirostris isolate mMesDen1 chromosome 5, mMesDen1 primary haplotype, whole genome shotgun sequence, a single window of DNA contains:
- the TNK2 gene encoding activated CDC42 kinase 1 isoform X7 produces MRTVCSCEGQRRLWEAVKRRKAVCKRKSWMSKVFSGKRLEAEFPPHHSQSTFRKTSPTPGGPAAEGSLQSLTCLIGEKDLHLFEKLGDGSFGVVRRGEWDAPSGKKVSVAVKCLKPDVLSQPEAMDDFIREVNAMHSLDHRNLIRLYGVVLTPPMKMVTELAPLGSLLDRLRKHQGHFLLGTLSRYAVQVAEGMGYLESKRFIHRDLAARNLLLATRDLVKIGDFGLMRALPQNDDHYVMQEHRKVPFAWCAPESLKTRTFSHASDTWMFGVTLWEMFTYGQEPWIGLNGSQILHKIDKEGERLPRPEDCPQDIYNVMVQCWAHKPEDRPTFVALRDFLLEAQPTDMRALQDFEEPDKLHIQMNDVITVIEGRAENYWWRGQNTRTLCVGPFPRNVVTSVAGLSAQDISQPLQNSFIHTGHGDSDPRHCWGFPDRIDELYLGNPMDPPDLLSVELSTSRPTQHLGRVKKPTYDPVSEDQDPLSSDFKRLGLRKPGLPRGLWLAKPSARVPGTKAGRGSGEVTLIDFGEEPVVPAPRPCAPSLAQLAMDACSLLDKTPPQSPSRALPRPLHPTPVVDWDARPLPPPPAYDDVAQDEDDFEVCSINSTLVSAGVSAGPSQGETNYAFVPEPARLFPPLEDNLFLPPQGGGKPPNSAQTAEIFQALQQECMRQLQVPAGSLVSSPSPVGDDKPQVPPRVPIPPRPTRPRGELSPAPSGEEEMGRWPGPASPPRVPPREPLSPQGSRTPSPLVPRGSSPLPPRLSSSPGKTMPTTQSFASDPKYATPQVIQAPGPRAGPCILPIVRDGKKVSSTHYYLLPERPPYLERYQRFLRETRSPEEPAPMPVPLLLPPPGIPAPAAPTATVRPMPQAAPDPKASFSTNTSNSGAQPPALRATARLPQRGCPGDGPEAGRPADKIQMLQAMVHGVTTEECQAALQSHSWSVQRAAQYLKVEQLFGLGLRPRGECHKVLEMFDWNLEQAGCHLLGSCGPAHHKR; encoded by the exons ATGAGAACAGTTTGCAGTTGTGAAG GCCAGCGGCGGCTGTGGGAGGCTGTGAAGAGGAGGAAGGCCGTGTGCAAACGCAAGTCCTGGATGAGCAAG GTGTTCAGTGGAAAGCGGCTGGAGGCTGAGTTCCCCCCTCATCACTCTCAGAGCACCTTCCGGAAGACCTCACCCACCCCCGGAGGCCCAGCAGCCGAGGGGTCCCTGCAGAGCCTCACCTGCCTCATTGGGGAGAAGGACCTGCATCTCTTCGAGAAGCTGGGAGATGGCTCTTTTGGCGTGGTGCGCAGGGGCGAGTGGGACGCCCCCTCGGGGAAGAAG GTGAGTGTGGCTGTGAAGTGCCTGAAGCCTGATGTGCTGAGCCAGCCAGAGGCCATGGATGACTTCATCCGGGAGGTCAATGCCATGCACTCGCTTGACCACCGAAACCTCATTCGCCTCTACGGTGTGGTGCTCACGCCACCCATGAAGATG GTGACAGAGCTGGCGCCTCTGGGATCGTTGTTGGACCGGCTGCGCAAGCACCAGGGCCACTTCCTCCTGGGTACCCTGAGCCGCTACGCTGTGCAGGTGGCTGAGGGCATGGGCTACCTGGAGTCCAAGCGCTTTATTCACCGTGACCTGGCTGCCCGCAATCTGCTGTTGGCCACCCGTGACCTGGTCAAGATCGGGGACTTCGGACTGATGCGAGCACTGCCCCAGAATGACGACCACTACGTCATGCAGGAGCATCGCAAGGTGCCCTTTGCCTG GTGTGCCCCTGAGAGCCTGAAGACTCGCACCTTCTCCCATGCCAGCGACACCTGGATGTTTGGGGTCACGCTGTGGGAGATGTTCACCTATGGCCAGGAGCCCTGGATTGGCCTCAATGGCAGTCAG ATCCTGCATAAGATTGACAAGGAGGGGGAGCGTCTGCCCCGGCCCGAGGACTGCCCCCAGGACATCTACAATGTCATGGTTCAGTGCTGGGCTCACAAGCCAGAGGACAGACCCACGTTTGTGGCCCTGAGGGACTTCCTGCTGGAG gcccagcccactGACATGCGGGCCCTTCAGGACTTTGAGGAACCAGACAAGCTGCACATCCAGATGAACGATGTCATCACCGTCATTGAGGGCAG GGCTGAGAATTACTGGTGGCGCGGCCAGAACACACGGACGCTGTGCGTGGGGCCCTTCCCTCGCAACGTGGTGACCTCTGTGGCCGGCCTGTCGGCCCAGGACATCAGCCAGCCCCTGCAGAACAGCTTCATTCACACAGGACATGGTGACAGCGACCCCCGgcactgctggggcttccctgacaGGATCGATGA ACTGTATCTGGGAAACCCCATGGACCCTCCCGACCTGCTGAGTGTGGAACTGAGCACCTCCAGACCCACCCAGCATCTGGGCAGGGTGAAAA AACCAACCTACGACCCTGTGAGTGAGGACCAAGACCCCCTGTCCAGCGACTTCAAGAGGCTGGGCCTGCGGAAGCCAGGactgccccgtgggctgtggctcGCAAAGCCCTCGGCCCGGGTGCCGGGCACCAAAGCGGGCCGCGGGAGCGGTGAGGTCACGCTCATCGACTTTGGTGAGGAGCCCGTGGTCCCGGCCCCACGGCCCTGTGCTCCCTCACTGGCGCAGCTGGCCATGGATGCCTGCTCCTTGCTGGACAAGACCCCGCCGCAGAGCCCCTCGCGGGCCCTGCCCCGGCCCCTGCATCCCACGCCGGTGGTGGACTGGGATGCGCGCCCGCTGCCCCCGCCTCCTGCCTACGATGACGTGGCCCAGGATGAGGATGACTTTGAGGTCTGCTCCATCAACAGCACCCTAGTGAGTGCAGGGGTCTCTGCTGGGCCCAGCCAGGGCGAGACCAATTACGCCTTTGTGCCTGAGCCGGCGCGGCTCTTCCCTCCCCTGGAGGACAACCTGTTCCTCCCGCCTCAGGGTGGGGGCAAGCCGCCCAACTCAGCCCAGACCGCAGAGATCTTCCAGGCGCTGCAGCAGGAGTGCATGCGGCAGCTACAGGTCCCGGCCGGCTCTCTGGTCTCCTCGCCAAGCCCGGTGGGCGACGACAAGCCCCAGGTTCCCCCCCGTGTGCCCATCCCCCCGAGGCCCACGCGCCCACGTGGGGAGCTGTCTCCAGCCCCCTCGGGCGAGGAGGAGATGGGGCGGTGGCCTggacctgcctcccctccccgggTACCACCCCGGGAGCCCCTGTCcccacaaggctccaggacccccaGCCCCTTGGTGCCACGCGGCAGCTCCCCGCTGCCACCCCGGCTCTCCAGCTCACCTGGGAAGACCATGCCCACCACCCAGAGCTTCGCCTCAGACCCCAAGTATGCCACACCCCAGGTGATCCAGGCACCTGGCCCCCGGGCTGGCCCCTGCATCTTACCCATCGTCCGCGATGGCAAGAAGGTCAGCAGCACCCACTACTACCTGCTGCCTGAGCGCCCACCCTACCTGGAGCGCTACCAGCGCTTCCTGCGTGAGACCCGGAGCCCCGAGGAGCCGGCCCCCATGCCTGTGCCCCTGCTGCTGCCCCCTCCCGGCATCCCAGCTCCTGCTGCCCCCACTGCCACCGTTCGACCAATGCCTCAGGCTGCCCCAGACCCCAAGGCTAGCTTCTCCACCAACACCAGCAACTCAGGGGCGCAGCCGCCAGCCCTGAGGGCCACTGCTCGGCTGCCACAGAGGGGCTGCCCCGGGGACGGGCCAGAGGCTGGACGGCCAGCAGACAAGATCCAGATG CTGCAGGCCATGGTGCATGGGGTGACCACAGAGGAGTGCCAGGCGGCCCTGCAGAGCCACAGCTGGAGCGTGCAGAGGGCTGCCCAGTATCTGAAG GTGGAGCAGCTCTTTGGTTTGGGTCTGCGGCCGCGAGGCGAGTGCCACAAAGTGCTGGAGATGTTCGACTGGAACTTGGAGCAGGCTGGCTGCCACCTGCTGGGCTCCTGCGGCCCAGCCCACCACAA GCGCTGA
- the TNK2 gene encoding activated CDC42 kinase 1 isoform X8, giving the protein MSKVFSGKRLEAEFPPHHSQSTFRKTSPTPGGPAAEGSLQSLTCLIGEKDLHLFEKLGDGSFGVVRRGEWDAPSGKKVSVAVKCLKPDVLSQPEAMDDFIREVNAMHSLDHRNLIRLYGVVLTPPMKMVTELAPLGSLLDRLRKHQGHFLLGTLSRYAVQVAEGMGYLESKRFIHRDLAARNLLLATRDLVKIGDFGLMRALPQNDDHYVMQEHRKVPFAWCAPESLKTRTFSHASDTWMFGVTLWEMFTYGQEPWIGLNGSQILHKIDKEGERLPRPEDCPQDIYNVMVQCWAHKPEDRPTFVALRDFLLEAQPTDMRALQDFEEPDKLHIQMNDVITVIEGRAENYWWRGQNTRTLCVGPFPRNVVTSVAGLSAQDISQPLQNSFIHTGHGDSDPRHCWGFPDRIDELYLGNPMDPPDLLSVELSTSRPTQHLGRVKKPTYDPVSEDQDPLSSDFKRLGLRKPGLPRGLWLAKPSARVPGTKAGRGSGEVTLIDFGEEPVVPAPRPCAPSLAQLAMDACSLLDKTPPQSPSRALPRPLHPTPVVDWDARPLPPPPAYDDVAQDEDDFEVCSINSTLVSAGVSAGPSQGETNYAFVPEPARLFPPLEDNLFLPPQGGGKPPNSAQTAEIFQALQQECMRQLQVPAGSLVSSPSPVGDDKPQVPPRVPIPPRPTRPRGELSPAPSGEEEMGRWPGPASPPRVPPREPLSPQGSRTPSPLVPRGSSPLPPRLSSSPGKTMPTTQSFASDPKYATPQVIQAPGPRAGPCILPIVRDGKKVSSTHYYLLPERPPYLERYQRFLRETRSPEEPAPMPVPLLLPPPGIPAPAAPTATVRPMPQAAPDPKASFSTNTSNSGAQPPALRATARLPQRGCPGDGPEAGRPADKIQMLQAMVHGVTTEECQAALQSHSWSVQRAAQYLKVEQLFGLGLRPRGECHKVLEMFDWNLEQAGCHLLGSCGPAHHKR; this is encoded by the exons ATGAGCAAG GTGTTCAGTGGAAAGCGGCTGGAGGCTGAGTTCCCCCCTCATCACTCTCAGAGCACCTTCCGGAAGACCTCACCCACCCCCGGAGGCCCAGCAGCCGAGGGGTCCCTGCAGAGCCTCACCTGCCTCATTGGGGAGAAGGACCTGCATCTCTTCGAGAAGCTGGGAGATGGCTCTTTTGGCGTGGTGCGCAGGGGCGAGTGGGACGCCCCCTCGGGGAAGAAG GTGAGTGTGGCTGTGAAGTGCCTGAAGCCTGATGTGCTGAGCCAGCCAGAGGCCATGGATGACTTCATCCGGGAGGTCAATGCCATGCACTCGCTTGACCACCGAAACCTCATTCGCCTCTACGGTGTGGTGCTCACGCCACCCATGAAGATG GTGACAGAGCTGGCGCCTCTGGGATCGTTGTTGGACCGGCTGCGCAAGCACCAGGGCCACTTCCTCCTGGGTACCCTGAGCCGCTACGCTGTGCAGGTGGCTGAGGGCATGGGCTACCTGGAGTCCAAGCGCTTTATTCACCGTGACCTGGCTGCCCGCAATCTGCTGTTGGCCACCCGTGACCTGGTCAAGATCGGGGACTTCGGACTGATGCGAGCACTGCCCCAGAATGACGACCACTACGTCATGCAGGAGCATCGCAAGGTGCCCTTTGCCTG GTGTGCCCCTGAGAGCCTGAAGACTCGCACCTTCTCCCATGCCAGCGACACCTGGATGTTTGGGGTCACGCTGTGGGAGATGTTCACCTATGGCCAGGAGCCCTGGATTGGCCTCAATGGCAGTCAG ATCCTGCATAAGATTGACAAGGAGGGGGAGCGTCTGCCCCGGCCCGAGGACTGCCCCCAGGACATCTACAATGTCATGGTTCAGTGCTGGGCTCACAAGCCAGAGGACAGACCCACGTTTGTGGCCCTGAGGGACTTCCTGCTGGAG gcccagcccactGACATGCGGGCCCTTCAGGACTTTGAGGAACCAGACAAGCTGCACATCCAGATGAACGATGTCATCACCGTCATTGAGGGCAG GGCTGAGAATTACTGGTGGCGCGGCCAGAACACACGGACGCTGTGCGTGGGGCCCTTCCCTCGCAACGTGGTGACCTCTGTGGCCGGCCTGTCGGCCCAGGACATCAGCCAGCCCCTGCAGAACAGCTTCATTCACACAGGACATGGTGACAGCGACCCCCGgcactgctggggcttccctgacaGGATCGATGA ACTGTATCTGGGAAACCCCATGGACCCTCCCGACCTGCTGAGTGTGGAACTGAGCACCTCCAGACCCACCCAGCATCTGGGCAGGGTGAAAA AACCAACCTACGACCCTGTGAGTGAGGACCAAGACCCCCTGTCCAGCGACTTCAAGAGGCTGGGCCTGCGGAAGCCAGGactgccccgtgggctgtggctcGCAAAGCCCTCGGCCCGGGTGCCGGGCACCAAAGCGGGCCGCGGGAGCGGTGAGGTCACGCTCATCGACTTTGGTGAGGAGCCCGTGGTCCCGGCCCCACGGCCCTGTGCTCCCTCACTGGCGCAGCTGGCCATGGATGCCTGCTCCTTGCTGGACAAGACCCCGCCGCAGAGCCCCTCGCGGGCCCTGCCCCGGCCCCTGCATCCCACGCCGGTGGTGGACTGGGATGCGCGCCCGCTGCCCCCGCCTCCTGCCTACGATGACGTGGCCCAGGATGAGGATGACTTTGAGGTCTGCTCCATCAACAGCACCCTAGTGAGTGCAGGGGTCTCTGCTGGGCCCAGCCAGGGCGAGACCAATTACGCCTTTGTGCCTGAGCCGGCGCGGCTCTTCCCTCCCCTGGAGGACAACCTGTTCCTCCCGCCTCAGGGTGGGGGCAAGCCGCCCAACTCAGCCCAGACCGCAGAGATCTTCCAGGCGCTGCAGCAGGAGTGCATGCGGCAGCTACAGGTCCCGGCCGGCTCTCTGGTCTCCTCGCCAAGCCCGGTGGGCGACGACAAGCCCCAGGTTCCCCCCCGTGTGCCCATCCCCCCGAGGCCCACGCGCCCACGTGGGGAGCTGTCTCCAGCCCCCTCGGGCGAGGAGGAGATGGGGCGGTGGCCTggacctgcctcccctccccgggTACCACCCCGGGAGCCCCTGTCcccacaaggctccaggacccccaGCCCCTTGGTGCCACGCGGCAGCTCCCCGCTGCCACCCCGGCTCTCCAGCTCACCTGGGAAGACCATGCCCACCACCCAGAGCTTCGCCTCAGACCCCAAGTATGCCACACCCCAGGTGATCCAGGCACCTGGCCCCCGGGCTGGCCCCTGCATCTTACCCATCGTCCGCGATGGCAAGAAGGTCAGCAGCACCCACTACTACCTGCTGCCTGAGCGCCCACCCTACCTGGAGCGCTACCAGCGCTTCCTGCGTGAGACCCGGAGCCCCGAGGAGCCGGCCCCCATGCCTGTGCCCCTGCTGCTGCCCCCTCCCGGCATCCCAGCTCCTGCTGCCCCCACTGCCACCGTTCGACCAATGCCTCAGGCTGCCCCAGACCCCAAGGCTAGCTTCTCCACCAACACCAGCAACTCAGGGGCGCAGCCGCCAGCCCTGAGGGCCACTGCTCGGCTGCCACAGAGGGGCTGCCCCGGGGACGGGCCAGAGGCTGGACGGCCAGCAGACAAGATCCAGATG CTGCAGGCCATGGTGCATGGGGTGACCACAGAGGAGTGCCAGGCGGCCCTGCAGAGCCACAGCTGGAGCGTGCAGAGGGCTGCCCAGTATCTGAAG GTGGAGCAGCTCTTTGGTTTGGGTCTGCGGCCGCGAGGCGAGTGCCACAAAGTGCTGGAGATGTTCGACTGGAACTTGGAGCAGGCTGGCTGCCACCTGCTGGGCTCCTGCGGCCCAGCCCACCACAA GCGCTGA